The Vicia villosa cultivar HV-30 ecotype Madison, WI linkage group LG1, Vvil1.0, whole genome shotgun sequence genome includes a region encoding these proteins:
- the LOC131644188 gene encoding serine/threonine-protein phosphatase PP1 isozyme 2-like — protein MEQAVLDDIINRLLEVRSRPGKQVQLSEAEIRQLCAAAREIFLQQPNLLELEAPIKICGDIHGQYSDLLRLFEYGGLPPQSNYLFLGDYVDRGKQSLETICLLLSYKIKYPENFFLLRGNHECASINRIYGFYDECKRRFNVRVWKVFTDCFNCLPVAALIDEKILCMHGGLSPDLHNLDQIRNLQRPTDVPDTGLLCDLLWSDPSKEVQGWGMNDRGVSYTFGADKVSEFLQKHDLDLVCRAHQVVEDGYEFFANRQLVTIFSAPNYCGEFDNAGAMMSVDETLMCSFQILKPADKKARLNFGSTTTAKPGNSPAGVKSFLGAKV, from the exons ATGGAGCAAGCGGTTTTGGATGACATAATCAATCGGCTCCTTGAAGTTCGTAGCCGTCCCGGGAAGCAGGTTCAGTTGTCGGAGGCGGAGATCCGTCAGCTGTGTGCTGCTGCTAGAGAGATTTTTTTGCAGCAACCTAATTTATTGGAACTTGAAGCTCCTATTAAGATTTGTG GCGACATACATGGTCAATATTCTGATCTTCTAAGGCTTTTTGAGTATGGTGGATTACCTCCTCAGtccaattacttgtttttgggtgATTATGTGGATCGAGGGAAGCAAAGTTTAGAAACGATATGTCTTCTCttatcatataaaataaaatatcctgagaatttttttcttttgaggGGAAACCATGAATGTGCTTCTATTAACCGTATATATGGATTTTATGACGAGTGTAAAAGAAGGTTCAATGTAAGGGTATGGAAGGTGTTTACGGATTGCTTCAATTGCCTACCTGTGGCAGCTCTCATTGATGAAAAGATTTTGTGCATGCATGGCGGACTTTCTCCCGACTTACATAATTTGGATCAAATTAGAAATTTACAGCGGCCGACTGATGTGCCTGATACAGGTTTGCTTTGCGATCTCCTGTGGTCAGACCCTAGCAAAGAAGTTCAAGGTTGGGGAATGAATGATAGGGGAGTGTCATATACATTTGGTGCTGATAAGGTGTCGGAGTTTCTTCAGAAACATGACTTGGATCTTGTTTGTCGTGCTCATCAG GTGGTGGAGGATGGATATGAGTTCTTTGCTAACCGGCAGCTTGTAACAATATTTTCGGCACCTAATTACTGTGGGGAGTTTGACAATGCCGGTGCTATGATGAGTGTTGATGAGACACTAATGTGCTCTTTCCAAATATTAAAGCCAGCTGATAAGAAAGCAAGGCTCAATTTCGGAAGTACAACAACTGCTAAACCAGGAAACTCTCCGGCAGGTGTAAAG TCCTTCCTTGGTGCAAAAGTATGA
- the LOC131644189 gene encoding uncharacterized protein LOC131644189 isoform X1: MRRYSSNSGNYRNPCITMHQPWASLLVYGIKRIEGRTWPAPITGRLWIHAAGKVPEESTIKAMEYFYKEIYALHGITDIDFPQHYPVSRLLGCVEVVGCLNRDELSGWEMVPESVRLEAQTDYCWLCERPQKLLIPFEMRGYQGVYNLERKIYEGAVRGLVPIDSPMPVKFPLPDPADPFSLKPGRVSALTRNLKAAEVDKSSSLSLAIAGARAAAVQFAKKDYNSQSIDRNNHPVKMNANHDETQAARSDYLQPNQRSTEKDNIQATELNEKFNDGSVSLDQEVKVSSKVNEGGSSYHQLPRGDRRQQFQPSTKGALVYKPKFSSDKYEGSSLQDQSSGAEADLRQHPRPPSKIFAAAMKSISNDRGKSLTSESPIVNL, from the exons ATGAGAAGATATAGTTCGAATTCAGGGAATTATCGAAATCCCTGTATAACTATGCACCAGCCTTGGGCTTCTCTTCTCGTTTATGGAATCAAGCGAATTGAAGGAAGAACATGGCCTGCACCAATCACAg GTCGTCTTTGGATTCATGCGGCTGGTAAAGTTCCGGAGGAGTCTACAATCAAAGCAATGGAATATTTCTATAAGGAAATTTATGCACTCCATGGGATTACTGATATTGATTTTCCGCAACATTACCCTGTTTCTAGGCTTTTGG GTTGTGTTGAAGTTGTTGGCTGCTTAAATCGCGATGAGCTATCGGGCTGGGAGATGGTTCCTGAATCG GTAAGGCTGGAAGCGCAAACTGATTATTGTTGGTTGTGTGAACGGCCACAG AAATTGTTGATTCCATTTGAGATGCGAGGTTACCAAGGCGTTTATAACTTGGAAAGAAAG ATTTATGAAGGTGCAGTTAGAGGGTTGGTCCCGATTGATAGCCCTATGCCAGTGAAATTTCCGCTTCCAGATCCAGCTGATCCATTTTCTCTGAAACCGGGTCGTGTCTCTGCGCTTACTCGTAATTTAAAAGCAGCTGAAGTGGACAAGTCGTCAAGTTTAAGTCTGGCCATAGCTGGGGCACGTGCCGCAGCTGTTCAGTTTGCAAAGAAGGACTACAATTCCCAAAGCATTGATCGAAACAATCATCCCGTCAAAATGAATGCTAATCACGATGAGACTCAAGCTGCTAGATCTGATTATTTACAACCAAATCAAAGGTCTACGGAAAAGGACAATATACAGGCCACTGAGTTAAACGAGAAATTTAATGATGGTTCCGTCTCATTAGATCAGGAAGTGAAAGTCAGTAGTAAAGTGAATGAGGGAGGTAGCTCGTACCATCAGTTACCTCGTGGTGACAGGAGACAACAATTTCAGCCCTCTACTAAG GGTGCTCTGGTATATAAACCGAAGTTCAGTAGTGACAAGTATGAGGGAAGTAGTTTGCAGGATCAATCTTCAGGTGCAGAAGCAGATTTGAGGCAGCATCCCCGTCCACCATCCAAG ATTTTTGCCGCAGCGATGAAAAGCATAAGCAATGATCGTGGAAAGAGTCTGACTTCTGAGAGTCCGATTGTGAATTTGTAA
- the LOC131644189 gene encoding uncharacterized protein LOC131644189 isoform X2 — translation MRRYSSNSGNYRNPCITMHQPWASLLVYGIKRIEGRTWPAPITGRLWIHAAGKVPEESTIKAMEYFYKEIYALHGITDIDFPQHYPVSRLLGCVEVVGCLNRDELSGWEMVPESVRLEAQTDYCWLCERPQKLLIPFEMRGYQGVYNLERKIYEGAVRGLVPIDSPMPVKFPLPDPADPFSLKPGRVSALTRNLKAAEVDKSSSLSLAIAGARAAAVQFAKKDYNSQSIDRNNHPVKMNANHDETQAARSDYLQPNQRSTEKDNIQATELNEKFNDGSVSLDQEVKVSSKVNEGGSSYHQLPRGDRRQQFQPSTKGALVYKPKFSSDKYEGSSLQDQSSGAEADLRQHPRPPSKR, via the exons ATGAGAAGATATAGTTCGAATTCAGGGAATTATCGAAATCCCTGTATAACTATGCACCAGCCTTGGGCTTCTCTTCTCGTTTATGGAATCAAGCGAATTGAAGGAAGAACATGGCCTGCACCAATCACAg GTCGTCTTTGGATTCATGCGGCTGGTAAAGTTCCGGAGGAGTCTACAATCAAAGCAATGGAATATTTCTATAAGGAAATTTATGCACTCCATGGGATTACTGATATTGATTTTCCGCAACATTACCCTGTTTCTAGGCTTTTGG GTTGTGTTGAAGTTGTTGGCTGCTTAAATCGCGATGAGCTATCGGGCTGGGAGATGGTTCCTGAATCG GTAAGGCTGGAAGCGCAAACTGATTATTGTTGGTTGTGTGAACGGCCACAG AAATTGTTGATTCCATTTGAGATGCGAGGTTACCAAGGCGTTTATAACTTGGAAAGAAAG ATTTATGAAGGTGCAGTTAGAGGGTTGGTCCCGATTGATAGCCCTATGCCAGTGAAATTTCCGCTTCCAGATCCAGCTGATCCATTTTCTCTGAAACCGGGTCGTGTCTCTGCGCTTACTCGTAATTTAAAAGCAGCTGAAGTGGACAAGTCGTCAAGTTTAAGTCTGGCCATAGCTGGGGCACGTGCCGCAGCTGTTCAGTTTGCAAAGAAGGACTACAATTCCCAAAGCATTGATCGAAACAATCATCCCGTCAAAATGAATGCTAATCACGATGAGACTCAAGCTGCTAGATCTGATTATTTACAACCAAATCAAAGGTCTACGGAAAAGGACAATATACAGGCCACTGAGTTAAACGAGAAATTTAATGATGGTTCCGTCTCATTAGATCAGGAAGTGAAAGTCAGTAGTAAAGTGAATGAGGGAGGTAGCTCGTACCATCAGTTACCTCGTGGTGACAGGAGACAACAATTTCAGCCCTCTACTAAG GGTGCTCTGGTATATAAACCGAAGTTCAGTAGTGACAAGTATGAGGGAAGTAGTTTGCAGGATCAATCTTCAGGTGCAGAAGCAGATTTGAGGCAGCATCCCCGTCCACCATCCAAG CGATGA